In Gossypium raimondii isolate GPD5lz chromosome 12, ASM2569854v1, whole genome shotgun sequence, a single window of DNA contains:
- the LOC105764219 gene encoding peptidyl-prolyl cis-trans isomerase CYP21-3, mitochondrial isoform X3 encodes MARIKPQALLQQSKRKKGTARISLTTITMLILIVVLILFFVYATYRHWTQRSRIHIENRESVIEGDNSFMDSKKSDLPGYAILDTAKGSITVELFKDSSLEVVDQFLDLWWSDVAWSMQHQWPRHS; translated from the exons ATGGCGAGGATCAAACCACAAGCTCTGCTACAACAGAGCAAAAGGAAGAAAGGGACAGCTCGAATAAGTCTTACAACAATTACAATGTTGATTTTGATTGTCGTTTTGATTCTGTTTTTTGTGTATGCCACCTACAGACACTGGACTCAAAG GTCAAGAATTCATATTGAAAACAGGGAATCAGTTATTGAG GGTGACAACTCTTTCATGGATTCAAAGAAATCTGATCTTCCAGGATATGCT ATTTTAGATACTGCGAAAGGCTCTATAACAGTGGAGCTCTTCAAGGACAGTTCTCTTGAAGTTGTTGATCAATTCCTTGATTTATG GTGGTCAGATGTTGCTTGGAGCATGCAGCATCAGTGGCCAAGACATTCTTGA
- the LOC105764219 gene encoding peptidyl-prolyl cis-trans isomerase CYP21-3, mitochondrial isoform X1, which produces MLSLFSFFISTGLTLNYSFKVMARIKPQALLQQSKRKKGTARISLTTITMLILIVVLILFFVYATYRHWTQRSRIHIENRESVIEGDNSFMDSKKSDLPGYAILDTAKGSITVELFKDSSLEVVDQFLDLWWSDVAWSMQHQWPRHS; this is translated from the exons ATGCTCTcactcttttcctttttcatttcgaCGGGACTAACGCTAAATTACAG TTTTAAGGTGATGGCGAGGATCAAACCACAAGCTCTGCTACAACAGAGCAAAAGGAAGAAAGGGACAGCTCGAATAAGTCTTACAACAATTACAATGTTGATTTTGATTGTCGTTTTGATTCTGTTTTTTGTGTATGCCACCTACAGACACTGGACTCAAAG GTCAAGAATTCATATTGAAAACAGGGAATCAGTTATTGAG GGTGACAACTCTTTCATGGATTCAAAGAAATCTGATCTTCCAGGATATGCT ATTTTAGATACTGCGAAAGGCTCTATAACAGTGGAGCTCTTCAAGGACAGTTCTCTTGAAGTTGTTGATCAATTCCTTGATTTATG GTGGTCAGATGTTGCTTGGAGCATGCAGCATCAGTGGCCAAGACATTCTTGA
- the LOC105764219 gene encoding peptidyl-prolyl cis-trans isomerase CYP21-3, mitochondrial isoform X2 → MLSLFSFFISTGLTLNYSFKVMARIKPQALLQQSKRKKGTARISLTTITMLILIVVLILFFVYATYRHWTQRSRIHIENRESVIEILDTAKGSITVELFKDSSLEVVDQFLDLWWSDVAWSMQHQWPRHS, encoded by the exons ATGCTCTcactcttttcctttttcatttcgaCGGGACTAACGCTAAATTACAG TTTTAAGGTGATGGCGAGGATCAAACCACAAGCTCTGCTACAACAGAGCAAAAGGAAGAAAGGGACAGCTCGAATAAGTCTTACAACAATTACAATGTTGATTTTGATTGTCGTTTTGATTCTGTTTTTTGTGTATGCCACCTACAGACACTGGACTCAAAG GTCAAGAATTCATATTGAAAACAGGGAATCAGTTATTGAG ATTTTAGATACTGCGAAAGGCTCTATAACAGTGGAGCTCTTCAAGGACAGTTCTCTTGAAGTTGTTGATCAATTCCTTGATTTATG GTGGTCAGATGTTGCTTGGAGCATGCAGCATCAGTGGCCAAGACATTCTTGA